CCTGGACATAAGGGCCGTGCTGATTTGACGTCATCCCCACCTTCCTCTCACCTTACGGTGGCAGTCTCTCTAGAGTCCTCAGCTTAACCTGTTAGCAACTAAAGATAAGGGTTGCGCTCGTTATGGGACTTAACCCGACACCTCACGGCACGAGCTGACGACAACCATGCAGCACCTTGTACGTCGTCCGAAGAAAGGTCTATCTCTAGACCGGTCGCCGTACATTTAAGCCCAGGTAAGGTTCCTCGCGTATCATCGAATTAAACCACATGTTCCTCCGCTTGTGCGGGCCCCCGTCAATTCCTTTGAGTTTCAATCTTGCGATCGTACTCCCCAGGTGGATTACTTAAAACTTTCGCTTAGCCACTGACTGTGTATCGCCAACAGCGAGTAATCATCGTTTACGGCGTGGACTACCAGGGTATCTAATCCTGTTCGCTCCCCACGCTTTCGTACATCAGCGTCAGTTATACCTTAGTAAGCTGCCTTCGCAATCGGTGTTCTGAGTAATATCTAAGCATTTCACCGCTACACTACTCATTCCGCCTACCTCAAGTATACTCAAGTAATACAGTTTCAATGGCAGTTCTACAGTTGAGCTGCAGGATTTCACCACTGACTTATATTACCGCCTACGTACCCTTTAAACCCAATAAATCCGGATAACGCTTACACCCTCCGTATTACCGCGGCTGCTGGCACGGAGTTAGCCGGTGTTTATTCATATGCTACCTTCAGCTACTTTCACGAAAGTAGGTTTATTTGCATATAAAAGAAGTTTACAACCCATAGGGCAGTCATCCTTCACGCGGGATGGCTGGTTCAGACTTGCGTCCATTGACCAATATTCCTCACTGCTGCCTCCCGTAGGAGTCTGGTCCGTGTCTCAGTACCAGTGTGGGGGATCATCCTCTCAGAACCCCTAGACATCGTTGCCTTGGTAAGCCGTTACCTTACCAACTAGCTAATGTCACGCATGTTCATCTTGTACCGCCGGAGCTTTAATTATCGAGCCAGGCGACTCAATAATACTATGAGGTATTAATCCAAATTTCTCTGGGCTATCCCTCTGTACAAGGCAGATTACATACGCGTTACTCACCCGTGCGCCGGTCGTCGTCTGGTAGCAAGCTACCTCCGTTACCCCTCGACTTGCATGTGTTAGGCCTCCCGCTAGCGTTCATCCTGAGCCAGGATCAAACTCTTCGTTGTATAAAAAGTTAATTAATTTAGCTCAACAAAAACTCAAAAATCTATTGATTGACGGTTGCTTTTTTGTACTTGTCATTATCAAAAAAATATCTTCAAAGAACTTATTTCTTATTCATCCATCGTCGCCGTTGCGCCGATGTTTTTGCGGTTGCAAAGATAAATCATTTTATCTTTAAACTCCAAATGTTTTTTCATTTATTTTTCGTCTCCGAAAAACTAAAAAACAATGTTCGCTTTTTTAGAACGTGAGTGCAAAGATAACACTTTACATTTTTAAGATCCAAATAAAAATTGATTTATTTTTTTTCACTTAAAATCACACTCTCAATTATTTCAAAATCTAAAACCTTGTCAATCTTCTGCTCTTCTATCAGCTTCTTATGTCCTCTCTTTCTCATCTCGCTAGAATCAATGGAGTCACACAGCGGAAGGGATAATATTCAGAATCTCTCAATGTTGTCTTAGAACGAAGTGCTTTTGTTGTTAAAAGCGATGCAAAGAAACATCTTTTTAATCCATAATTCCAAATAAAAAGCTAACTTTTTTACAACCAAGAAACACAACGATCTGACTAACAGTAAATAAAATATTAAAAAAGGCATTAATTCCATATAATTAGGAATAAATGCCTTTTTTAATAAAAGTAACAAAGGTAGATAACTACTTCGTTGAAATTACTTCAATCGCCTGATCTAAAGTCTCATCTAACTCTCGAATAATTGGATAAAAACCTTTTTCACCAAGAATATTCCTTGATGTATAGGCCCAAAGTTGGACCTTAAGAATATTACCAGACACTTTCAAATCTTTCGATTTAACTTTCACTCCTTCCTTTCTACAATAGTCTAAGAAAAGCTTAAACTCATGATGGTCAACTAAATAGTTTTTCAATTCTGTCGCCTCTTCAATTTTCTTTAATTCTTCACGATGAGTGTCTGCAAAATCAAAAGAAAATTTAAACAGAAGTCCTTTAGAGAGAACATCGACATAAAGATCTGAGAAACCAGTAGTGTCTGCAGGAACAAAAATATCAGGCATTATACCACCTCCACCATGAACAATTCGACCTGCTTTGGTATAGTATTTTATAGTATCCGTTACAGCAATACTATCTTTTACTTCTAGCTCACCATGTTGTATCCGATTATAAATATCTTTATTATACTCATCAACCCCTTTGTCATAAGGTTTTTGAATACAACGTCCAGATGGGGTATAATAACGTGCAACAGTTAATCTTAAAGCAGAACCATCGCTGAAAGGGACTTGCTCTTGCACTAATCCTTTTCCAAAAGATCTACGTCCAATTATTATAGCTCTGTCGTTATCTTGCATCGCTCCAGCAAAAATCTCACTTGCTGATGCAGAATACTCATCTATCAACACAACCAACTTTTGATCAACATACTTACCATCACGTTTAGCAGTAAACTCTTGATTTGGTTGAGAACGACCTTTGGTATAAACAATCATATCTCCTTTATGAAGAAATTCATTTGCCATTTCTGCAACAATACCAAGTATACCTCCGGGATTTCCTCTTAAATCTACAATAAACTTTTTTGCTCCATCCTCTTTCAATTCATCCAATCCCTTCATAAACTCTTGAAAGGTTGTAATTGCAAATCGACCAACTTTAATATAGCCAGTTGTATCATTCAACATATATGATACATCAACACTATATAGAGGAATTTCTCCTCTTGTTATATCAAAATTAATAGGCTTAGGAACACCCATTCTTTTAATTCCGACCTTAACTTTTGTGCCAATCTTTCCTTTTAACAGTTTCATCACCACCTCATTGGTCACTCCATTTCCTGCAATCGTCGAATCATTCACTGACACGATACGATCTCCACCAAGCACACCCAACTTTTGAGAAGGACCACCTGAGACAACATCTACAATCATCACAGTATCATTCTCAATACGAAACTGCACTCCAACCCCACCAAAGTTACCTTTCATCTCTTCATTGACATTCTTAAAGTCATCTTTCGGAAAATAAGCACAATGAGGATCAAGTTCTTTTAAAATCTGTGGAATAACCTCGTCTTCTAACGTCTTATTATTGACAGTATCCACATACCTTAATTGTATCATATTCATAATAAGTCCCACTTTATTCGGCTTAAGAAGAGGAGACTCATTGGAGGAGGACGGAATTGTCAAAGTCGCATTCTGATATTTCGTTTTATAATAAATATTAAAAAATTCAGCGACAGCAAAAAGCCCTAAAAAAATGAGAAGTATATTAATCTTTTTCATACAAAATAAATAAGTTCAATTACAATAAGAAAAGGCAGGGGACTATAAAATTACTTCATCAAGTGATTCATGCTGCTCCACAGAGATTTTAGCCTTTTCGAGGAGTTCTACACCATCATTTACACGATAAGACTCAAAAAAAACAACTCGATCTATTCCTGCCTGAATAATTAGCTTAGCACATTCAATGCAAGGAGAAGAAGTAACATACATCGTTGCCCCTTCACTACTATTACTCGTTCTTGCAATTTTAGAAATAGCATTTGCCTCAGCATGAAGAACAAATGGTTTAGATTTATTTTGATCATCCTCACAGATGTTTTCAAAACCAGATGGTGTTCCATTGTAACCATCAGATATAATCATCTTATTTTTCACCAATAAAGCGCCTACTTTTCTTCTTTTACAATAAGAATTTTCAGCCCAGATTAGAGCCATCCTTAGATATCTTTTATCTAGACGTATTTGTTTCTCCTTTTGGTCCATTTGGTAGATATTGAAATGAATGTCTATAATAACTATAACTACAAGTGTACAACATTTTTAATAAAAAAGAACAACACAAGGTAAAATCAGATTCTTAAAATATTAATTAAATAACAACAATGTCATAGAACTAATAGTAATAAAAGTACGCATTACTGTTTTTAAACAAACGATAGTATTCCAATAGATCCCTTTTTAAGGGCCAATTCATTCAATGTGTAAAACAGTTAAACTAAACATAAATCGATAATATTAATCCAAATACTTTTTTAAATATGTTGATTTTAAATAAAGTTGAAAGTGAAATTTACGTCCATTAAGAACTAAGGCTAAAGATAAATTATGAATCATGTATACCTGCAATTTGATGCCTTTTAGAACACACAAGCAACCCATAAAAGGATTAAAATTAACACAAAATGCTTGAAAAAATAAAATTATTTTTTCAAGCATAAAAAAACCTTCACATCAAGCACACAGCAACTTTTAAATGGGAAACAACAGTTGTTTTCAAATTATAGATAAAGACTATAAATCCCACAATTAAACATATCTAAATATATAAAAGACAAGCTAAGACATTACATAATATGAACAAATAAAAACATTAATTGTTCTCCTAATACTTTGAACAGCAAACACCCTTACATAAATATGAAAGATATTTTCTTTAACAAGAGACCTTCTTATGCAGAAGTATTAATTAGAGTAACAATTCTAATTTCTATCTTATTTCCTTCATTAGTCTATGGACAGATTCACTGTATAGACTCAAGTAACCCTAATGAAATTACACTTGAAGTAATTGCCAAAGCAGACAAGAAAAAGAGCTTACCTGATCAGGCAAAAAAGGATGCACTAAGAGCGGTGCTAATATTTGGTTGTGATGGTTATCATTCTGCACACCCCTTAACTACTTCTGAAAGTCGGAAGAAAAGGCAGGATCATGTAAACAAAATGATCGAAAGTCGTTTTAATGCATTTGTTTCAAGAATTACAGAACAGACCACTCCTCGAAAGGAGTCTGGTCAATACACATCTTCGTTTCAAGTATCTCTTTATTCAGGAAGTATAATCAGAGAACTTAAAGCATACGATCTTTATGCTGAAACAAACAGGAGTAAAAGAGAAAAAAAGCAAGAAGAGATACAAAACAGACAATTAATGCCAACAATAGCAGTAGTCCCTTACCTTAAAAAAGGAGAAACTTATGCACAGGTATATGAACGTCCAGGTATTAAACCAACCCTTTCTGTCATTACTGGAGAATTTGTAAATGCGAACATCGAAACTCGTAACATATTAGCTACAGCCAAAGCTGCACAAAGAGTTCAACAATATGAGGAGACGGCAACAACATCCATTGACAGAGAGATGCTAATGAGTTCAGGAATGGATGTATATGTGGAAGTCTCACTTGAAATTGAAAAAGAGGGGGATAAAACACGTGCAGGCTTAACTCTCAGTGCTTATGAGACAGCAACAGCAATACAATTAGGATCCGTTCAAGGATGGTCTGGAGCATATCAAACAGACAATATTGGAAGATTAAGTAGCATGATTGCTCAAAGAGAAGTTGAAAAGCTCTTAGATCAAGTCACAAATAGGTGGAATAAGAATATCAGTGATGGGACCTCTGCGATATTGTCGATTACATTCGATGAGATGTCAATGTATGATTCTGATAGTGAGGTTGGTGAAAATGAATACCCTTTAAGAGATGCTATCAGAATATGGGTCAAAGAACATGCTCACCAAGGCATATATCACTCCAAAGGAGTTGTTGGAGAAGCCATAATATATGATAAGGTCATGGTAAGTCCTACGGATTCGAATGGCAATTCGTATGGAATCAATGACTTTGGATTTGACTTTTGGCGATTTCTTAAAAAAGATCTACAGCTTGACTGTTCAAGGAAAATAGAGGGTAATAAACTAATGATCATGATAAAATGAGAAAAAGACTTCTATATATTCTAATGTTCTTTATTACGGGAACGTTATTCGCACAAAAGCCTTATTGGTTAGAGAAAAGGCCTCAAGGAGGAGATCGATTCATTTACGGTATTGGTAGTTCTCCTATTCATGAAAAAGACTATGAAGGAATAGCCAAAAAGCAAGCATTAGTCGATCTAGCATCTCAAATTGAGATAAAACTAAACTCTTCATCCGTTAGTGAATTATTAGCGGAAAATGATGATATCAAGCGAAACTTTAATCAAAATATAAAAACTCAAATTAGTCTTTCGTTATATGGACAGCAACTTATTGGAAGTTACAAAGATGGAAATACTTACTATGTATGCTTTGAATTAAACAAGCAGGAATACTTAAAAGAAAGAAAAAGAAGAATTGAAGAGATAAAAAGAACCACCTATACTCTTTATGAAAAAGGGGTAATGATGGAGAACCAAGGTCGTATAATGGCAGCCGTAGAACAATACATTCGATGTATAAAAAAACTAACTCCGATATTAGACACAGACATGCAATACCAAGGGGAAGATCTATTTGAAAATATCTATAGTAGTCTACGAAATATATGGAATGGTATTGAAATTGGCGTAACTCCTAACGAGTTAACATATAAAGCATATACAACAAGCCGACAAAAAGTATCTATCCAAATATTAAGGAGAGGATCGGCAATTCAGGACATTCCGCTATCTACTCGTTTCGCAAAAGGGACAGGAGAGATAACCACACCAACAAAAACGAATAGCAATGGGCTAAGTTCTTTTGATGTGCTAAGAGTAACAGGAAAAGAGCAAGAAATGTCTTTAACTGTTCAAGTGGCATCAGAATCGCTTCCTTATAAGTCGATGCCTAAATGGTTAAGTAGATCAATTCATAGAGTATGGAGTATTCCAAACACACAACTTCCAATACATGTCGCACCATCCCAAATAAAAGTTTTTATTAAGAACGACACTGGAGTAGATGCGGTAAAACAATTTGTTCGTTCAATGATTTCTCAGAACTATTTTGATCAAGTAGAGGATAAAAGTGATGCTCAAGTAGAGATACGTATAGAGGGCAAAATCGACAAAGGAGAACTCGTTGAAGGTGGTAGCTATAACCTCCAATCTTATTACACAACAGGAAGCATTGAACTATATGATCGATATCACGAAAAGACAATTACCTCTGTATCGCAACAAGGGGTCAAAACACTTCTAAAACAGAATACTCCAAAGTCCAAAGTAGATATTACTGCATGGAAAGGAGTACTAAAGAGACTTAAACCACAGTTCAAGAAAGCCCTTTCTGCTATTGATATTGAAGAAGTTTCAGATGATGCGTTAACTCAACACAATGAAGAGAAGAAACAAGAAGCTTCTATCCCATCAACAGATACAAGTACAGCGAATAAAAGTCCCCAAAACAAAACTCCTAGTAATATCAATATTAGCAGTGGATTGGTAGGTTTTTACTCCTTTGACCAAGAAACGACAGCTAACCTTAAGGGCAAAGAGAACAGTGATGCTGTACCTGCATCAAAGAATACACCAGAACTAAGCAAAGACACTCCTAGCGGCAAGGGGTACTCCCTAAAATTAAATGGAGAAGATTATTTAAAAATACCAAGACTACCCATTCAAGCAGGGCATGATTACAGTGTCTCTGTATGGGTAAAAACAAGCCATGGTGGATCTATTATTGGAGTAGAACAACCAGAAAACAACTTGATAACTCCTGCCATTGGCAGTATAACAGGAGGTAAGTTTTATGTTTTCGCACGAAACGACATATATCTAAGATATCCAACCCTTGATTTCAACCCTAAATTATTACTACTAGATGGTCAATGGCATCATCTAGTAGTCACCTTTGCAATGACAGATGAACGCAATGGCATTGGCAAATTTTATATGGATGGGAAGTTAATGGACACTGAAAAAGGGAGATCTAAGGGGTTGGAATATATCGCAGGATATATAGGTCATACAAAAGGAATTGAGTTAGACTATATAGGATTAATCGACCAGATAAAATTCTATAATAAAACCATTACTCATCAACAAATAACCAATTTATTTAAATCGAAAAATTAGAAATTATGAAAAGACTAATTTATTTAGCAATTACCCTATTTATGGTAGGATGTTCTGCACCAAAACAAGTTGTTCAACAACCCACAACACCAGCTAATGGCATGACCGAAGTGGTTAGTTATTGTAGTGGTTCTAAATACCAATCTTCAGAAGGAATTTTTAGAGCTAGTGGTGATTTTACCAGTAAAGATAGAATGTATGCCGAAACGATGGCTCTACAATCAGCCCAAACAAATCTAGCATCGGAGATTGAAGTGACCGTTAAAAAAGCTATGGAAGCTTATATGGGAGTACATAGTAATGCTGATAATGAAGATGTAATCAGAAGAACACAAGACCTAGTAAAAAACAATATTAACCAAACTCTTCGTGGTGTTGTTACCATTTGTAAGAAAACAATGATGAACAACAATACAGGAAAATACACCTGTTATATTGCTGTAGAGCTAAATGGTGATAACGTACTCAAAGAACTTAACAAAGGTCTTAGTAGTGATGACAAGATGAGAATGGACTACGACTATCAAAAGTTTCGCAAACAAGTTTCATCAGAGATGAGCAATAATAAATAGATCATGAGACACTTTCTTTTTTTGTTAATACTTCTTTTTGGTTGTAGTGTCTATGGACAAGTAACAGATGAAAGTTATGAATCATTTGTCAAAAGATACAATGTGGGAATAGATAGTCTCAAAAATGAGCAGGAAGAGTTTATTAAGAACTATAAAAAAGAGCTTAATGAATTTAGTAAGTCTTATGGAGTATACTTAGATGGAGAAATTCAAACGGACTCTATCATGCTTACAGATGATAAAGAGACAGTTATCCCTAAAGAGATACAGGAAAAGAAAATGTCGAATACTATTGACATAAAGAAAAAAATAAACGAGGATAAAGGCATAAAAAACTGGATTAAAGATACACCCGACTCCATTGTGGTATCCAAGATTTTAGGAATTCCTAATGATGTAAGTAATAAAGAGAAATTAAAACTTCTTCAAATAGTAAACGAAACCGTAGATAACAATAAAAAAGATAAAAGCTTGAAGCAGGAGGAAACTCCGATATCGGAGAAACTTGCGAATAGAGGGTTTAAATTACATCTTGAAGAGGCTACGAATTCTAAAGAGAGAGGCACCAAGCTATCTATTTCATCAGAACTGATAAGTAAGTCGAAATCTGAAATCAGTAAATCTCAAACGACTAAAAAGGACCGCGCAACAAAACTCACGGTTGAGAAAACTCCAGATAAAGGGGTTATCACATCTAAAAAGTCGAATGATATAAAAAGTCGAATGATACCATCTGGCTGTCCTTTACATAGTAAATACAGAGTCTCTTCCCCTTTTGGACCAAGAGTACATCCAGTATATGGAAGTAGAAAACCACACAAAGGCATTGATCTTGCAGCACCTAGAGGCACAAAGATTTATGCACCTATGGATTGTAAGGTTAGCTATGCTGGTCGTGCAAGAGGTTATGGCAACTACATTAAACTAGATGCTCTAAATGGTTATAAATGTGGTTTTGGTCATTTGAATAGGATCCTAGTCAAAAGTGGACAACGTATTAAAAAGGGTGATATCATAGCAGAAGTAGGTAGTACTGGTGTTAGTACAGGGCCACATTTACATTACGAAGTAATTCTTAAAAACCACTTTATCAATCCCGCTCCAACATTTAATGATTAACTAAATAATTAAAACCAAACTTATTATGAGAAAAAATGTAATATTTTCAATCTGTATGACGTTAATAGCTTTTATGGGCTTCGCACAATCACCCCAAAAGACAACAATATTGATTGAGAAAATGCAACTCCCAACAAAGATCGGAGAGAATGCGATTGGTTCAATTAGAACGAATATATTAGAAAGTTTCTCTAAACAAAATCGATTTAAAGTTGTCGACATCACCACCTTAGATTCTTGGAAAAAAGAGATTGAAAGACAAGGATCTAGCGATGCAATGAGTTTATCTAATGACAGCAGAATTAGTGTTGCCACACAGGCTGGAGCTGACTATATTCTTATTCCCAATATCAACTCCGTGACGACAGAGTACAAAAGGGTCGAAAAAGGAGACAACTACTATAGTGGTTCTTTAGATTATTCTCTACAATTAATGTCTGTTATAGATGGAGAGGTTATTTCTGGTAATTATAAAATTGGAGGATTTACCTCAACAGTAGGGTCGACAAAAGAGAAAGCAATTACTCAAATGGCAAAACAAATTGAGTTGCAAGTCACCAAGTTTATCATTACCAATCTTCCAGTTGCATGTAATATCCAAGAACTTATCCCTGACAAGAGAGGAAAATTGACAATGGTAATGCTTGAAGTAGGAAAAGAGATGGGAATCAAGAAATCAGGACGTTTTGAAGCATTTAAAGTGTCAAAATCATCTAAGGGAAGACCTATAAAAAGATCTATATGCAAATTCTCAGTTCAATCTGTTGGAGAAGGTTATTGTGAATGCAAATCACTTAAAAAGAAAGAGATGTCTAAAATAATATCTGCATTTAATCAAGATCCTGCCTCAATAGAGATGAAATATATTGGAGACTCAGGAATCAAAATTTTAGGTAAAGGTACAGCAGGTAATTTATTCTAACACCTCTCCTTTTAAGATGAGTATTTCGGTATCGGAAATACTCATCTTATCTCAATTATGATCAAATTTAAAAATCCGATCAAAGATAACACGATAAACAATAACTCTTAACTATTTGACAAACGAGGTTTTTAAGTTAGGAATCAAAGAACTTCCCCTCCCTTAAACATACTTCTTGGGGAATCATATTATTCCACTGACACTTAGAACCCAAAGTTGATATAAAAACCTAAGTTTAATAATTAGGCAAAACAACCCCAACACAAAAACCAAGTAAAATGGTAGAGGAAAGAAATAACAGAATCACTAGAATTCAGAAAATACTAGACTCTATTGATGCATCATGGAGTGGTCATTTTCAAGGTAATGATGGAGCAGATAAGATTTATCCTAAAGGATATCTAGAGATTCGTAAAAGTTTAAATCGTCTTCTAAAAGCAAAAAGGTTAGGAGCAAATAAGATAGAAGAGACCAAAGACAACTATCAAGAGCTTGTCTGTGTTACGTTATATCACAAGCGATACAAACTTATCCCTCTAACAAAAACCATTCTCTCCATATTAGGATTTATAATACTGTTTTCTCTATTTTTCTATATGAATAGT
The Prolixibacteraceae bacterium DNA segment above includes these coding regions:
- a CDS encoding S41 family peptidase — encoded protein: MKKINILLIFLGLFAVAEFFNIYYKTKYQNATLTIPSSSNESPLLKPNKVGLIMNMIQLRYVDTVNNKTLEDEVIPQILKELDPHCAYFPKDDFKNVNEEMKGNFGGVGVQFRIENDTVMIVDVVSGGPSQKLGVLGGDRIVSVNDSTIAGNGVTNEVVMKLLKGKIGTKVKVGIKRMGVPKPINFDITRGEIPLYSVDVSYMLNDTTGYIKVGRFAITTFQEFMKGLDELKEDGAKKFIVDLRGNPGGILGIVAEMANEFLHKGDMIVYTKGRSQPNQEFTAKRDGKYVDQKLVVLIDEYSASASEIFAGAMQDNDRAIIIGRRSFGKGLVQEQVPFSDGSALRLTVARYYTPSGRCIQKPYDKGVDEYNKDIYNRIQHGELEVKDSIAVTDTIKYYTKAGRIVHGGGGIMPDIFVPADTTGFSDLYVDVLSKGLLFKFSFDFADTHREELKKIEEATELKNYLVDHHEFKLFLDYCRKEGVKVKSKDLKVSGNILKVQLWAYTSRNILGEKGFYPIIRELDETLDQAIEVISTK
- a CDS encoding dCMP deaminase family protein, with translation MDQKEKQIRLDKRYLRMALIWAENSYCKRRKVGALLVKNKMIISDGYNGTPSGFENICEDDQNKSKPFVLHAEANAISKIARTSNSSEGATMYVTSSPCIECAKLIIQAGIDRVVFFESYRVNDGVELLEKAKISVEQHESLDEVIL
- a CDS encoding penicillin-binding protein activator LpoB; its protein translation is MRKNVIFSICMTLIAFMGFAQSPQKTTILIEKMQLPTKIGENAIGSIRTNILESFSKQNRFKVVDITTLDSWKKEIERQGSSDAMSLSNDSRISVATQAGADYILIPNINSVTTEYKRVEKGDNYYSGSLDYSLQLMSVIDGEVISGNYKIGGFTSTVGSTKEKAITQMAKQIELQVTKFIITNLPVACNIQELIPDKRGKLTMVMLEVGKEMGIKKSGRFEAFKVSKSSKGRPIKRSICKFSVQSVGEGYCECKSLKKKEMSKIISAFNQDPASIEMKYIGDSGIKILGKGTAGNLF
- a CDS encoding peptidoglycan DD-metalloendopeptidase family protein gives rise to the protein MRHFLFLLILLFGCSVYGQVTDESYESFVKRYNVGIDSLKNEQEEFIKNYKKELNEFSKSYGVYLDGEIQTDSIMLTDDKETVIPKEIQEKKMSNTIDIKKKINEDKGIKNWIKDTPDSIVVSKILGIPNDVSNKEKLKLLQIVNETVDNNKKDKSLKQEETPISEKLANRGFKLHLEEATNSKERGTKLSISSELISKSKSEISKSQTTKKDRATKLTVEKTPDKGVITSKKSNDIKSRMIPSGCPLHSKYRVSSPFGPRVHPVYGSRKPHKGIDLAAPRGTKIYAPMDCKVSYAGRARGYGNYIKLDALNGYKCGFGHLNRILVKSGQRIKKGDIIAEVGSTGVSTGPHLHYEVILKNHFINPAPTFND